The following proteins are co-located in the Canis aureus isolate CA01 chromosome X, VMU_Caureus_v.1.0, whole genome shotgun sequence genome:
- the AWAT1 gene encoding acyl-CoA wax alcohol acyltransferase 1 yields the protein MPCLKQPTHFQSLILLQWPLSYLAMFWILQPLLIYLLFTSLWPLPVLYFIWFFLDWKTPEQGGRHSAWVRNWCAWTHLKNYFPITILKTKDLSPKHNYLMGVHPHGILTFGAFCNFCTEATGFSKIFPGITPHLATLSWFFKIPLVREYLMAKGVCSVSQPAIDYLLSHGTGNLVGIVVGGVGEALQSVPNTTTLILQKRKGFVRTALQHGAHLVPTFTFGETEVYEQVLFHKDSWMYKFQSCFRSIFGFYFCIFYGRGFCQGSNGLLPYSLPIITVVGEPLPLPKIEKPSPEVVDKYHALYMDALCKLFDQHKTQYGCSATQKLLFV from the exons ATGCCTTGTCTCAAGCAGCCTACGCACTTCCAGAGTCTGATACTTCTACAATGGCCCTTGAGCTACCTTGCCATGT TTTGGATCTTGCAGCCATTGCTCATTTACTTGCTGTTTACATCCTTGTGGCCACTACCAGTGCTTTACTTTATCTGGTTTTTCCTGGACTGGAAGACCCCAGAGCAAG GTGGAAGGCATTCAGCCTGGGTAAGGAATTGGTGTGCCTGGACCCACCTCAAGAACTATTTTCCCATTACG ATCCTGAAGACTAAAGACCTGTCACCGAAGCACAACTATCTCATGGGGGTTCACCCCCATGGCATCTTGACCTTTGGAGCCTTCTGCAACTTCTGCACTGAAGCCACAGGCTTCTCAAAGATCTTCCCAGGCATCACTCCCCACTTGGCCACACTGTCCTGGTTTTTCAAGATCCCCCTTGTTAGGGAGTACCTCATGGCCAAAG GTGTGTGCTCTGTGAGCCAGCCAGCTATCGACTACCTGCTAAGCCACGGCACTGGCAACCTCGTGGGCATCGtagtgggaggggtgggagaggccCTGCAAAGTGTGCCCAACACTACCACCCTCATCCTCCAGAAGCGCAAAGGGTTTGTGCGCACAGCCCTCCAGCATGG GGCACATCTGGTTCCCACCTTCActtttggagaaactgaggtataTGAACAGGTGTTATTCCATAAGGACAGCTGGATGTACAAGTTCCAGAGCTGCTTCCGCAGTatctttggtttctatttttgtaTCTTCTATGGAAGAGGCTTCTGCCAAGGCTCCAATGGGCTCCTGCCATACTCACTGCCCATCATCACTGTAG TTggggagcctctgcctctgcccaaaATTGAAAAACCAAGCCCGGAAGTGGTGGACAAATATCATGCACTCTATATGGATGCCCTGTGCAAACTGTTTGACCAGCATAAGACCCAGTATGGTTGCTCAGCGACCCAAAAGCTGCTTTTCGTGTGA